The Terriglobus sp. RCC_193 genome contains a region encoding:
- a CDS encoding acyl-CoA dehydrogenase family protein, with product MNPASTRDTTSLFQHAVEVAATYADAVDREARFPAEAIAALRDAGALGALVPKELGGLGLSVSEVASQCQQLAQACASTAMIYAMHQIKVSCLVNHVLDQSWHREFVRRIAQERFLLASITSEVGTGGDQRSSVCAVKVEDGAFTLTKKATTVSYGAYADVFLVTSRSHEDAPPSDQVMVTCLRSDSALEMTSGWDALGMRGTCSAGYVFQSSGIADQVAPVPFADISADTMVPVSHLLWSAVWTGIAANALTRARAFLRAQARRQPGGTTPGAARLVHATGMLEMMQARIRTMLTSFDACNAMGSNRDVVSAEEAGWPVGMARATALNTLKFDVSTMCHEVVLEALLICGMAGYKNDTEFSVGRHLRDVLSAQLMISNDRIAAGAGALLLAQRNQLATL from the coding sequence CGCGAAGCACGTTTCCCGGCAGAGGCTATTGCTGCGCTACGTGATGCGGGTGCTCTGGGAGCACTGGTTCCGAAAGAACTGGGTGGCCTTGGTCTGTCGGTGAGCGAAGTGGCGTCGCAGTGCCAGCAGCTTGCCCAGGCGTGCGCGTCCACAGCGATGATTTATGCAATGCACCAGATCAAGGTGTCATGCCTGGTGAACCATGTGCTGGACCAGTCATGGCATCGCGAGTTTGTGCGGCGGATCGCGCAGGAGCGTTTTCTGCTTGCTTCCATCACCTCTGAGGTCGGTACGGGTGGCGACCAGCGCTCCAGTGTCTGTGCGGTGAAGGTGGAAGATGGTGCATTCACTCTGACGAAGAAGGCGACAACCGTTTCGTATGGTGCGTATGCAGATGTGTTCCTGGTGACATCACGCTCGCATGAGGACGCGCCGCCCTCAGACCAGGTAATGGTGACATGTCTGCGAAGCGACAGCGCACTGGAGATGACCAGCGGATGGGATGCTTTGGGAATGCGTGGCACCTGCAGCGCAGGATATGTGTTCCAAAGCAGCGGTATCGCAGACCAGGTGGCGCCTGTGCCGTTTGCCGATATTTCGGCGGATACCATGGTCCCGGTATCGCACCTGTTATGGAGTGCAGTGTGGACGGGGATTGCCGCAAACGCATTGACACGTGCGCGTGCCTTTCTGCGGGCGCAGGCAAGAAGACAGCCCGGTGGAACAACACCGGGAGCAGCCCGGTTGGTACATGCCACGGGCATGCTGGAGATGATGCAGGCGCGCATCCGCACGATGTTGACCAGCTTCGATGCCTGTAACGCGATGGGCAGCAACCGAGACGTGGTGAGTGCCGAAGAGGCAGGCTGGCCTGTGGGCATGGCGAGGGCAACGGCGCTGAATACGCTGAAGTTTGATGTCTCTACGATGTGTCATGAGGTGGTGCTTGAGGCGCTGCTGATCTGTGGCATGGCTGGTTATAAGAACGACACGGAATTCAGCGTGGGGCGGCACTTGCGCGATGTACTCTCCGCGCAACTGATGATCAGCAATGACCGCATTGCCGCTGGTGCGGGTGCGCTTCTGCTGGCACAACGAAATCAACTGGCAACGCTGTAA
- a CDS encoding amino acid--[acyl-carrier-protein] ligase, protein MSGKDFRTRLVEEGILIPGGVDGLWGRSGVFERIFDGLDRAITDAGAFARPEVMRFPPAMSQAVFEKSGYMKNFPHFAGTIHCFCGGDAAHHQLLGKMQRGEEWREQQQPSDLVLTPAACYAVYPVLARRGPIATGGHLVDVQSFCFRHEPSPEPTRFQFFRMREFVSIGTHDEVMAFRQDWIERGSAFATSLGLPFEVDVANDPFFGRAGKLMADSQRSQNLKFELLVPVNDDAGPTACISFNYHTTYFGDIWEMRTPDGAPAHTACCAFGMERLVLALLKHHGFDIDSWPSAVRNILHL, encoded by the coding sequence ATGAGCGGCAAGGATTTTCGCACTCGCCTGGTGGAAGAAGGGATTCTGATTCCCGGTGGCGTGGACGGACTATGGGGACGGAGCGGTGTTTTCGAGCGCATATTTGACGGGCTGGATCGTGCCATTACGGACGCAGGTGCATTTGCACGTCCAGAGGTGATGCGCTTTCCTCCGGCCATGTCGCAGGCTGTGTTTGAAAAAAGCGGGTACATGAAAAACTTCCCGCACTTCGCCGGCACCATTCATTGTTTCTGCGGGGGCGATGCAGCGCATCATCAACTGTTGGGCAAGATGCAGCGCGGAGAAGAATGGAGAGAGCAGCAGCAGCCGTCAGACCTGGTTCTGACACCAGCCGCGTGCTATGCGGTCTATCCTGTCCTGGCACGGCGTGGTCCCATTGCCACCGGCGGCCATCTGGTGGATGTGCAGTCCTTCTGCTTCCGGCATGAACCCTCGCCAGAACCCACGCGGTTCCAGTTTTTCCGGATGCGTGAGTTTGTCAGCATCGGAACGCACGATGAGGTCATGGCATTTCGCCAGGACTGGATTGAGCGAGGCTCGGCATTTGCAACGTCACTTGGTTTACCGTTTGAAGTGGATGTCGCGAACGATCCGTTTTTTGGACGGGCCGGGAAACTTATGGCTGATAGCCAGCGTTCACAGAACCTGAAGTTTGAGCTGCTGGTGCCGGTGAACGATGATGCTGGACCCACCGCCTGCATCAGCTTTAACTACCACACAACATACTTCGGCGATATATGGGAGATGCGCACACCGGACGGTGCTCCCGCGCATACTGCCTGCTGCGCCTTTGGTATGGAACGTCTTGTATTGGCACTGCTGAAACATCACGGATTCGATATCGATTCGTGGCCATCCGCTGTACGCAATATCCTGCACCTCTGA